One segment of Trichlorobacter ammonificans DNA contains the following:
- a CDS encoding capsule assembly Wzi family protein has product MLTRYLLLSCMLLVAGASGVSAAPLSSSNVPLDSPIYLYLEKLSGMGLITSDVKGMKPFSRAEVARQLLEAEQRLLEKKEASPRLAGEMVKRIRELIPREAALYGNDTEPRLLDFNPVLSSRLRYVYLDGVPRNYERQVHDPGNDGVFGIGRGLRPPNPYPTPAQHHGSEGTPLLEHAEGAVYRPGHTGELRTAAEGYVGRYATVLAEPQVTFNRDTDRALLTLNRGYLKVGGGAWELEVGRDSSWFGLGYRGAITLSDNARNLNMVKLSSPEPFRVGWLSWLGDMKYAVLLSQLDHTVTGGQEREPWYYAVKLISKPTKNLEIGFNLGKQAGGKGLDNSLRQYINGIFGGTSADNSNGMAGFEVRYRAPWLRNTEFFVEFSGEDTASFWPIVESYLAGFYVPMLTEDGKNDLRFEYFRGNNILYTSGTMPQGYLYHGLPLGHSQGGATEDFFVRYSHWFGARHNLALEYFYTTRGSFGRMPGQTTEMKHAGRLNWTLPVYGDIDAQLSYGIERINNLNLVAGVRQTNHLARFELRYRY; this is encoded by the coding sequence ATGCTCACACGATACCTGTTGCTTTCCTGCATGTTGCTTGTGGCTGGTGCCTCCGGCGTATCGGCCGCACCGCTTTCTTCCTCCAATGTCCCGTTGGACAGCCCGATCTACCTTTATCTGGAAAAGCTGTCCGGCATGGGGCTGATTACCTCGGATGTAAAAGGGATGAAGCCATTTTCACGGGCAGAGGTCGCACGTCAGTTGCTGGAGGCTGAACAGCGTTTGCTCGAAAAGAAGGAGGCGTCGCCCCGGCTGGCCGGCGAAATGGTCAAGAGGATACGGGAGCTGATTCCCCGTGAGGCGGCCCTGTATGGAAACGATACGGAACCCCGGTTGCTTGACTTTAATCCCGTGCTGTCCAGTCGCCTGCGCTATGTCTATCTGGACGGCGTCCCGCGAAATTATGAACGCCAAGTGCATGATCCGGGGAACGATGGAGTGTTCGGCATCGGTCGCGGACTGCGGCCACCCAATCCGTACCCCACTCCCGCCCAGCACCACGGCAGCGAAGGAACGCCATTACTGGAACATGCCGAGGGTGCCGTGTACCGGCCCGGCCATACCGGAGAACTGCGTACCGCCGCCGAAGGGTACGTGGGGCGCTATGCCACGGTGCTCGCAGAGCCCCAAGTTACCTTCAACAGGGATACTGACCGTGCGCTGCTCACCCTGAACCGTGGCTACCTGAAGGTTGGGGGGGGAGCCTGGGAGCTTGAAGTCGGGCGGGATTCCTCCTGGTTCGGCCTCGGATACCGTGGTGCGATCACGTTGTCGGACAATGCCCGCAATCTGAACATGGTCAAGCTTTCCAGCCCTGAACCGTTCAGGGTGGGCTGGCTGTCCTGGCTGGGCGATATGAAGTACGCCGTACTGCTTTCACAACTCGACCATACTGTTACCGGTGGCCAGGAGCGTGAGCCATGGTACTACGCGGTCAAGCTGATCAGCAAACCGACAAAAAACCTCGAGATCGGCTTCAACCTGGGCAAGCAGGCCGGCGGCAAAGGACTGGACAACAGCTTGAGGCAGTATATAAATGGCATTTTCGGCGGTACCAGCGCCGACAACTCCAACGGCATGGCCGGCTTTGAAGTGCGCTATCGCGCCCCCTGGCTACGTAATACCGAATTTTTCGTTGAGTTTTCCGGTGAGGATACGGCCAGTTTCTGGCCCATTGTCGAGAGTTACCTCGCGGGCTTTTACGTGCCGATGTTGACGGAGGACGGTAAAAACGATCTGCGTTTCGAATATTTTCGGGGAAACAATATTCTCTACACCAGTGGTACGATGCCGCAGGGCTATCTCTACCACGGCCTGCCGCTGGGGCACTCCCAGGGAGGAGCCACCGAGGATTTCTTCGTACGCTACAGTCACTGGTTCGGTGCGCGTCATAACCTGGCCCTGGAATACTTCTATACCACCCGGGGCAGTTTCGGGCGGATGCCCGGCCAAACAACGGAAATGAAACATGCCGGCAGGCTCAACTGGACGCTACCGGTGTATGGCGATATCGATGCGCAGCTCAGCTACGGCATCGAGCGGATCAACAACCTGAATCTCGTGGCCGGTGTCCGGCAAACGAATCATCTGGCCCGTTTCGAGCTGCGTTATCGCTACTAG